In one window of Gemmatimonadota bacterium DNA:
- a CDS encoding UDP-N-acetyl glucosamine 2-epimerase, with protein MLALCYGTRPQVIKASALRPALARLGRVHAVDTGQHYDHALNALLYEQLAVAAPDEFLEVGWGSHAEQTALILTRAESVLARLTPRAVVVIGDTNSTLGVALAAAKRRIPVVHVEAGLRASDRLMAEELNRRMVDAMATLLCTPCASATARMHREHPGATVVETGDVAFDVLRGVRSRLAAPGSIVPGLAAPYLFATLHRAELTDRPEVLAGVLRALGGLELPSVLAVHPRTRAALAASGFTSERVGRLQLVPAVGYLESLALVHGAAAVVTDSGGLQREAYWLGVPCVTVRAETEWEETVAAGANRLVPPAEAPQTLAGAVAAQLERWPRASRWTPDAYGTGQAATAIAHAVEALLTAPPDGRGAE; from the coding sequence ATGCTCGCCCTCTGCTACGGCACGCGACCCCAGGTCATCAAGGCCAGTGCGCTCCGACCCGCCCTCGCCCGGCTGGGCCGGGTCCACGCCGTGGACACCGGCCAGCACTACGACCACGCCCTCAACGCCCTCCTCTACGAACAGCTCGCCGTCGCCGCCCCGGACGAGTTCCTCGAGGTCGGCTGGGGCAGCCACGCCGAGCAGACGGCCCTGATCCTCACCCGCGCCGAGTCGGTGCTCGCCCGGCTCACCCCCCGGGCGGTCGTGGTCATCGGCGACACCAACTCCACCCTCGGCGTGGCGCTGGCCGCCGCCAAGCGCCGCATCCCCGTGGTGCACGTCGAGGCGGGGCTGCGCGCCAGCGACCGCCTCATGGCGGAGGAGCTCAACCGCCGGATGGTCGATGCCATGGCCACCCTGCTCTGCACCCCCTGCGCCTCGGCCACCGCCCGGATGCACCGCGAACACCCCGGCGCCACCGTGGTCGAGACCGGCGATGTCGCCTTCGACGTGCTGCGCGGCGTGCGGAGCCGGCTGGCCGCTCCCGGGAGCATCGTCCCCGGCCTCGCCGCTCCCTACCTCTTTGCCACCCTGCACCGCGCCGAGCTGACCGATCGCCCCGAGGTGCTGGCCGGCGTCCTGCGCGCGCTCGGCGGCCTGGAGCTCCCGTCCGTGCTGGCGGTGCACCCCCGCACCCGCGCCGCGCTCGCGGCGAGCGGCTTCACCTCGGAGCGCGTGGGCCGGCTGCAGCTGGTGCCGGCGGTGGGGTACCTCGAGAGCCTGGCGCTGGTCCACGGCGCCGCGGCCGTGGTAACCGATTCCGGCGGGCTGCAGCGCGAGGCCTACTGGCTCGGCGTCCCCTGCGTCACGGTGCGCGCCGAGACCGAGTGGGAGGAGACCGTGGCCGCCGGCGCCAACCGCCTGGTGCCGCCCGCGGAGGCGCCGCAGACCCTCGCGGGCGCCGTGGCGGCGCAGTTGGAACGCTGGCCCCGCGCCTCCCGGTGGACCCCGGACGCCTACGGCACCGGCCAGGCGGCCACCGCCATCGCCCACGCCGTCGAGGCCCTGCTCACCGCGCCGCCGGACGGCCGAGGCGCCGAGTAA